A genome region from Erigeron canadensis isolate Cc75 chromosome 3, C_canadensis_v1, whole genome shotgun sequence includes the following:
- the LOC122591773 gene encoding protein ALP1-like: MASGILDNSSDSPDESNNSSMEFFVNALHFLEDTATSSAPQTRRYTDRHREIGLDTLLNDWFVQQPKYEDDYFRKKFRMDKTMFLDIVRDIEANFPYFQERYDARGRKSFTAIQKCTSAVRQLATGNAPDEYDESLCMAARTARETLDYFCDAIIRLYSREYLRRPTSHDVARIFEAHELRHHMPGMLGSIDCTHVEWSACPRRLRGQYTRGDHNGPTIMLEITASHDLWIWHAFFGVPGSNNDINVLNQSDLYVTARNGTAPDSSFHVNGRDYKRGYYLSDGIYNKWSTLVKAYPYPTDLKEKRFKKLQEVARKDVERAFGVLKGKWKILQRPLRPLTKDKIGKYVYTCIILHNMIIKRDGRAISPVHIMDPPVQPVFDESVCGVD; the protein is encoded by the coding sequence ATGGCTTCCGGTATTTTGGATAATTCGAGCGACTCTCCCGACGAGTCAAACAATAGCTCTATGGAATTCTTTGTTAACGCGTTACACTTTCTTGAAGATACGGCAACTTCTAGTGCTCCTCAAACTCGACGGTATACGGACCGGCATCGGGAAATTGGTCTTGATACTCTTTTGAACGATTggttcgttcaacaaccaaaatACGAAGACGATTACTTTCGAAAGAAGTTTCGAATGGACAAGACCATGTTTTTAGATATCGTGCGCGACATTGAAGCAAACTTCCCGTATTTCCAAGAACGTTACGATGCAAGAGGAAGAAAAAGTTTTACGGCGATACAAAAATGCACATCCGCCGTTAGGCAACTCGCGACGGGTAACGCACCAGACGAGTATGACGAGTCTTTGTGCATGGCAGCTAGAACCGCACGAGAGACCCTTGATTATTTTTGTGACGCCATCATTCGGTTGTATAGCCGAGAGTACCTACGCAGGCCGACGTCACACGACGTTGCACGCATCTTCGAGGCCCACGAGCTTCGTCATCATATGCCTgggatgcttggtagcatcgatTGCACACATGTCGAGTGGTCGGCATGTCCTAGACGTTTGAGAGGGCAATACACAAGGGGTGACCACAACGGTCCAACTATTATGCTCGAAATCACCGCGTCAcatgatttgtggatttggcatgcttttttCGGTGTCCCGGggtcgaacaacgacatcaacgtgttGAACCAATCCGATTTGTATGTCACAGCGCGTAACGGAACGGCCCCGGATTCTTCATTCCACGTGAATGGGCGAGATTATAAACGTGGCTACTATCTTAGTGATGGGATCTACAACAAGTGGTCAACACTTGTTAAAGCATACCCGTATCCAACCGACCTTaaggaaaaaagattcaagaaattgCAAGAGGTGGCCAGAAAAGATGTCGAGCGAGCTTTTGGTGTCCTTAAAGGTAAATGGAAAATTCTTCAACGACCTCTTCGACCTCTAACGAAAGACAAGATTGGAAAGTATGTTTATACATGTATTATcttacacaacatgatcattaaGAGGGACGGGAGAGCAATCTCACCGGTCCATATAATGGACCCGCCAGTGCAACCGGTGTTCGATGAAAGTGTATGCGGAGTTGATTGA
- the LOC122591771 gene encoding uncharacterized protein LOC122591771: MVKKNKGRSLSGRRSALAISKGTTRHSSPVTNSKEGFYFPPLEKDKPSNDPLIIQAMILNIEVQRDYLDSGSECDVIFEHCFLKLPEALRARRTDPRGPLVGFFGEHAWPLGELDLDVTIKDGAYERTETLDLSIVRSPSPYNILLGRTVIQKMEMVPSVIHELVKF, encoded by the coding sequence ATGGTAAAGAAAAATAAGGGCAGATCCTTGAGCGGTAGAAGGTCAGCCTTGGCAATCAGCAAAGGGACCACTCGTCACTCAAGCCCAGTCACAAACTCGAAGGAAGGTTTTTATTTTCCTCCACTAGAGAAAGATAAACCTTCCAATGACCCTCTTATCATTCAAGCCATGATATTAAACATCGAAGTACAGAGGGACTATCTGGATAGTGGAAGCGAATGCGACGTAATCTTCGAACATTGCTTTCTCAAGCTCCCGGAGGCCCTAAGAGCCCGAAGAACGGATCCCCGCGGCCCCCTGGTCGGTTTTTTCGGGGAACACGCATGGCCATTGGGAGAACTTGATTTGGATGTTACCATCAAAGATGGAGCATATGAAAGGACCGAAACACTGGACCTATCGATAGTGCGATCTCCCTCGCCTTACAACATCCTCTTGGGAAGGACTGTTATCCAAAAGATGGAGATGGTCCCCTCGGTGATACACGAGCTTGTCAAATTCTAA